One window of Paralichthys olivaceus isolate ysfri-2021 chromosome 20, ASM2471397v2, whole genome shotgun sequence genomic DNA carries:
- the anln gene encoding anillin isoform X1 codes for MDPFTEKLLERTRARRENLQKKMADRPNAANRPIVKRPREPLADSNSVISEPVTDKAPQASSKPSPSKRLCSGEYVQPAAGEENQEPTMMRPVAQMVSDPPTDKKPPVMPGCRQSSSLERTATRPDVQSQPGQLKTVQPEPEKMAVTTASHNQSDKKTEMVAASPAPQSSKENLVEDSGPCAAGMKSRLQRLAEQRKCWDGNSTSDPLPDSTPLSLLKRPAEVQPAAVPSVSTGTPVGRKGRLANLAATIGSWEDDLSHANITKENTEEKPGKAVPKSAVRDATVAASPKPSVAKGYSAASSKSTSSYNQQDVYSPVKPNRVFPPSPQKDDVPAARPVLQSVTSPQKSSNQGMTSMSSPQKSYNHGMAFPSSPQKAGPSSTASVPSSPLKSQVPSRGLNLTASPQKPELRAKPAIVGPSVPQEKTNAGGPVVKSFLERFGERCQERNNPSSPVGGTIQTKTPTVTPSVTPNTRLVQERLKAAQAANTTTADLTQKQRMERESELAKIRSRFQKGNNMWKNKDEATETKMNTDIKEQVVTPVESEVAPCEPQDEFTPSISTKTPGAPTTRTPAAGPVLAVSPPALTSSPLRIGYTEEKATDETPENEEVVTEIEMNVDQSINSAVINDLFDGVLEQSEDDEDDEEDALNISSMSLLTPLAETVAAVVRSPERKMMTSTPASSFIVKSPESDSKPSKFQRANIRPGSSDSVEAPDEDHKLPYSISAYRSTRVKETERPHMKQVIVRKEDVSHRAEEPRGSAPFSVKQKIKILTNEMNLQQTVIHQASQALNCCTDEEHGKGSQVEAEAERLVLVAMERREALKTELDRLKGGAAGQKKTPAAPESTNMSASRGSITLQELRLPLKADFVCSIANKPESTKHSFFIMIRAGAENNVATPLASTHRGLSGDTLTFPTKFTISDVSSDFVIDIQVYCLVQKRDVCSDKKKKPSKSKAITPKRLLGITKSVQTPVLASPGGPNAVRTSNFVLVGSHKLTLSSIGKIKFPLEKIKYEGCERELLSDMFHTKVPFLCPLEGHIYLKMQCEVGSKVEERGFLTMFEDVSGFGAWHRRWCVLSGYYISYWTYPDDEKCKNPIGRINLANCTSKRVEPVNREFCARPNTFELITVRPQKEDDKETLVSQCKNTMCVTTNWLSADTKDERNLWMKKLNQIVVDLRMWQPDACYRPL; via the exons ATGGATCCTTTTACTGAG AAACTTTTGGAGCGGACTCGGGCTCGCAGAGAAAACCTCCAGAAGAAAATGGCAGATAGACCAAATGCAGCAAACAGACCGATAGTAAAAAGGCCCAGAGAGCCATTAGCAGACTCCAACAGTGTGATCAGTGAGCCAGTCACTGATAAAG CTCCACAGGCATCCAGCAAGCCGTCTCCCTCAAAGCGCCTGTGTTCAGGGGAATATGTCCAGCCTGCAGCTGGTGAGGAGAACCAAGAGCCGACGATGATGCGACCTGTGGCTCAGATGGTGTCAGATCCTCCCACAGACAAGAAACCTCCAGTCATGCCAGGCTGCAGACAATCCTCCTCCCTGGAAAGGACTGCTACCCGACCTGATGTTCAGTCTCAGCCAGGGCAGCTGAAAACTGTACAGCCAGAGCCAGAGAAGATGGCCGTCACCACCGCCTCTCATAATCAGAGtgacaaaaagacagagatgGTAGCTGCTAGTCCGGCCCCCCAGAGTTCCAAGGAGAACCTGGTGGAAGATTCAGGTCCATGTGCTGCTGGCATGAAGTCACGTCTACAGAGGCTAGCTGAGCAAAGAAAGTGTTGGGATGGCAATA gCACCTCTGATCCACTTCCAGACTCTACTCCTCTTTCCCTGCTGAAGAGACCAGCAGAAGTCCAACCAGCTGCCGTCCCATCCGTGTCTACAGGAACTCCAGTAGGGAGGAAAGGCAGATTGGCCAATCTCGCTGCCACCATTGGATCCTGGGAAGATGACCTAAGCCATGCTAACATCACCAAAGAGAATACAGAAGAAAAGCCGGGCAAAGCTGTTCCCAAGTCAGCTGTCAGAGATGCCACAGTGGCTGCAAGCCCAAAGCCAAGTGTAGCTAAAGGCTATTCAGCTGCAAGCAGCAAGTCTACATCCAGCTATAATCAG caggATGTGTATTCTCCTGTCAAGCCGAACCGAGTGTTTCCCCCAAGCCCTCAGAAAGATGACGTCCCTGCTGCCAGACCAGTACTCCAGTCAGTGACCAGTCCTCAAAAGAGTTCCAACCAGGGTATGACCTCCATGTCTAGTCCTCAGAAGAGCTACAACCACGGCATGGCCTTCCCGTCCAGTCCCCAGAAGGCCGGCCCCTCCTCCACAGCATCTGTGCCCTCAAGCCCCCTGAAGAGTCAGGTCCCTTCCAGGGGCCTCAACCTCACTGCCAGCCCCCAAAAGCCAGAGCTCCGTGCCAAGCCTGCCATTGTCGGCCCCTCTGTCCCCCAGGAAAAGACCAATGCTGGAGGTCCTG TTGTAAAATCTTTCCTGGAGCGCTTTGGAGAGAGGTGCCAGGAGCGTAACAACCCGAGTTCTCCAGTAGGGGGCACTATCCAGACCAAGACTCCCACTGTAACTCCTTCAGTCACACCAAACACCAGACTGGTACAGGAGAGACTCAAAGCTGCCCAGGCTGCAAACACAACCACTGCTGATCTCACCCAGAAACAGAGGATG GAGCGCGAATCTGAGCTGGCTAAGATTCGCAGTCGCTTCCAGAAGGGAAACAACATGTGGAAGAACAAAGATGAAGCAACAGAAACCAAGATGAACACAGATATTAAG GAACAGGTTGTCACACCAGTGGAGAGTGAAGTGGCCCCATGTGAGCCACAGGATGAATTCACACCATCCATCTCTACCAAGACACCAGGTGCGCCCACCACACGCACTCCTGCAG CAGGTCCTGTGTTGGCGGTCTCACCTCCAGCACTGACATCCAGCCCTCTGAGGATTGGTTATACGGAAGAGAAAGCAACTGATGAAACACCAGAAAATGAGGAGGTGGTCACGGAGATAGAGATGAACGTGGACCAGTCCATCAACTCTGCAGTTATCAATGATCTGTTTGATGGAGTTCTGGAGCAGAGTGAGGACGACGAGGACGACGAAGAAGACGCTTTGAATATCTCCTCCATGTCCCTCCTCACCCCACTGGCAGAGACGGTGGCTGCCGTGGTGAGGAGTCCAGAGAGGAAAATGATG ACGTCAACTCCAGCCAGTTCATTCATTGTGAAGTCTCCAGAGAGTGACTCCAAACCTAGCAAGTTTCAGAGGGCTAATATACGGCCTGGCTCCTCAGATAGTGTGGAGGCCCCAGATGAAGACCACAAACTACCATATAG cATCAGTGCGTACAGGTCCACCAGAgtaaaggagacagagagaccaCATATGAAGCAGGTCATTGTGAGAAAAGAGGATGTTTCTCACAGAGCAGAAGAACCCAGAGGTTCTGCTCCCTTCAGtgtcaaacagaaaataaag ATTTTGACGAATGAGATGAACCTGCAGCAGACAGTTATTCATCAGGCCAGTCAAGCACTCAACTGCTGCACAGATGAGGAGCACGGAAAAGGATCCCAGGTGGAGGCTGAGGCAGAGAGGCTGGTGCTGGTGGCAA tggagaggagggaagCGCTGAAGACAGAGCTGGACCGTCTGAAAGGAGGTGCAGCGGGGCAGAAAAAGACTCCTGCGGCCCCAGAATCCACCAACATGTCTGCCTCCAGAGGCTCCATCACCCTGCAGGAATTGCGTCTGCCTCTTAAGGCAGACTTTGTTTGCTCCATTGCCAACAAGCCAG AGTCAACCAAACATTCCTTCTTCATCATGATTCGGGCTGGAGCCGAGAACAATGTGGCCACTCCGTTGGCCAGCACACATCGTGGCCTCAGTGGAGACACCCTCACCTTCCCTACAAAGTTCACCAT ATCTGATGTCTCCAGTGACTTTGTCATTGATATTCAGGTCTATTGCCTA GTGCAGAAACGTGACGTCTGCagtgacaagaagaagaaacccAGCAAATCAAAG GCTATCACTCCAAAGAGACTCCTCGGCATCACG AAAAGTGTGCAGACACCAG TTTTGGCAAGTCCCGGAGGCCCCAACGCTGTTCGCACCAGTAACTTCGTCCTCGTTGGGTCACACAAGCTCACTCTGTCGTCAATTGGAAAAATCAAATTTCCTTTGGAGAAG ATCAAATATGAAGGATGTGAAAGAGAACTACTCAGTGACATGTTTCATACCAAG gTGCCGTTCTTGTGCCCCCTGGAGGGCCACATCTACCTCAAGATGCAGTGTGAAGTTGGCTCaaaggtggaggagaggggctTCCTG ACAATGTTTGAAGATGTTAGTGGATTTGGAGCCTGGCACAGGAGGTGGTGTGTCCTATCAGGATACTACATCTCCTACTGGACCTACCCAGATGATGAAAAGTGCAAG AATCCGATTGGTCGTATCAACCTGGCTAACTGCACAAGTAAGAGAGTAGAACCAGTCAACAGGGAGTTTTGTGCCAGACCAAACACGTTTGAGCTCATCACAGTCAGACCACAGAAAGAAGATGACAAAGAGACACTTGTCAGTCAGTGCAAGAATACCATGTGTGTCACCAC AAACTGGCTGAGTGCTGACACCAAGGACGAGAGGAATCTGTGGATGAAGAAGCTGAATCAGATTGTGGTGGATCTGCGTATGTGGCAGCCAGACGCCTGTTACAGGCCTCTGTGA
- the anln gene encoding anillin isoform X2, which yields MDPFTEKLLERTRARRENLQKKMADRPNAANRPIVKRPREPLADSNSVISEPVTDKAPQASSKPSPSKRLCSGEYVQPAAGEENQEPTMMRPVAQMVSDPPTDKKPPVMPGCRQSSSLERTATRPDVQSQPGQLKTVQPEPEKMAVTTASHNQSDKKTEMVAASPAPQSSKENLVEDSGPCAAGMKSRLQRLAEQRKCWDGNSTSDPLPDSTPLSLLKRPAEVQPAAVPSVSTGTPVGRKGRLANLAATIGSWEDDLSHANITKENTEEKPGKAVPKSAVRDATVAASPKPSVAKGYSAASSKSTSSYNQDVYSPVKPNRVFPPSPQKDDVPAARPVLQSVTSPQKSSNQGMTSMSSPQKSYNHGMAFPSSPQKAGPSSTASVPSSPLKSQVPSRGLNLTASPQKPELRAKPAIVGPSVPQEKTNAGGPVVKSFLERFGERCQERNNPSSPVGGTIQTKTPTVTPSVTPNTRLVQERLKAAQAANTTTADLTQKQRMERESELAKIRSRFQKGNNMWKNKDEATETKMNTDIKEQVVTPVESEVAPCEPQDEFTPSISTKTPGAPTTRTPAAGPVLAVSPPALTSSPLRIGYTEEKATDETPENEEVVTEIEMNVDQSINSAVINDLFDGVLEQSEDDEDDEEDALNISSMSLLTPLAETVAAVVRSPERKMMTSTPASSFIVKSPESDSKPSKFQRANIRPGSSDSVEAPDEDHKLPYSISAYRSTRVKETERPHMKQVIVRKEDVSHRAEEPRGSAPFSVKQKIKILTNEMNLQQTVIHQASQALNCCTDEEHGKGSQVEAEAERLVLVAMERREALKTELDRLKGGAAGQKKTPAAPESTNMSASRGSITLQELRLPLKADFVCSIANKPESTKHSFFIMIRAGAENNVATPLASTHRGLSGDTLTFPTKFTISDVSSDFVIDIQVYCLVQKRDVCSDKKKKPSKSKAITPKRLLGITKSVQTPVLASPGGPNAVRTSNFVLVGSHKLTLSSIGKIKFPLEKIKYEGCERELLSDMFHTKVPFLCPLEGHIYLKMQCEVGSKVEERGFLTMFEDVSGFGAWHRRWCVLSGYYISYWTYPDDEKCKNPIGRINLANCTSKRVEPVNREFCARPNTFELITVRPQKEDDKETLVSQCKNTMCVTTNWLSADTKDERNLWMKKLNQIVVDLRMWQPDACYRPL from the exons ATGGATCCTTTTACTGAG AAACTTTTGGAGCGGACTCGGGCTCGCAGAGAAAACCTCCAGAAGAAAATGGCAGATAGACCAAATGCAGCAAACAGACCGATAGTAAAAAGGCCCAGAGAGCCATTAGCAGACTCCAACAGTGTGATCAGTGAGCCAGTCACTGATAAAG CTCCACAGGCATCCAGCAAGCCGTCTCCCTCAAAGCGCCTGTGTTCAGGGGAATATGTCCAGCCTGCAGCTGGTGAGGAGAACCAAGAGCCGACGATGATGCGACCTGTGGCTCAGATGGTGTCAGATCCTCCCACAGACAAGAAACCTCCAGTCATGCCAGGCTGCAGACAATCCTCCTCCCTGGAAAGGACTGCTACCCGACCTGATGTTCAGTCTCAGCCAGGGCAGCTGAAAACTGTACAGCCAGAGCCAGAGAAGATGGCCGTCACCACCGCCTCTCATAATCAGAGtgacaaaaagacagagatgGTAGCTGCTAGTCCGGCCCCCCAGAGTTCCAAGGAGAACCTGGTGGAAGATTCAGGTCCATGTGCTGCTGGCATGAAGTCACGTCTACAGAGGCTAGCTGAGCAAAGAAAGTGTTGGGATGGCAATA gCACCTCTGATCCACTTCCAGACTCTACTCCTCTTTCCCTGCTGAAGAGACCAGCAGAAGTCCAACCAGCTGCCGTCCCATCCGTGTCTACAGGAACTCCAGTAGGGAGGAAAGGCAGATTGGCCAATCTCGCTGCCACCATTGGATCCTGGGAAGATGACCTAAGCCATGCTAACATCACCAAAGAGAATACAGAAGAAAAGCCGGGCAAAGCTGTTCCCAAGTCAGCTGTCAGAGATGCCACAGTGGCTGCAAGCCCAAAGCCAAGTGTAGCTAAAGGCTATTCAGCTGCAAGCAGCAAGTCTACATCCAGCTATAATCAG gATGTGTATTCTCCTGTCAAGCCGAACCGAGTGTTTCCCCCAAGCCCTCAGAAAGATGACGTCCCTGCTGCCAGACCAGTACTCCAGTCAGTGACCAGTCCTCAAAAGAGTTCCAACCAGGGTATGACCTCCATGTCTAGTCCTCAGAAGAGCTACAACCACGGCATGGCCTTCCCGTCCAGTCCCCAGAAGGCCGGCCCCTCCTCCACAGCATCTGTGCCCTCAAGCCCCCTGAAGAGTCAGGTCCCTTCCAGGGGCCTCAACCTCACTGCCAGCCCCCAAAAGCCAGAGCTCCGTGCCAAGCCTGCCATTGTCGGCCCCTCTGTCCCCCAGGAAAAGACCAATGCTGGAGGTCCTG TTGTAAAATCTTTCCTGGAGCGCTTTGGAGAGAGGTGCCAGGAGCGTAACAACCCGAGTTCTCCAGTAGGGGGCACTATCCAGACCAAGACTCCCACTGTAACTCCTTCAGTCACACCAAACACCAGACTGGTACAGGAGAGACTCAAAGCTGCCCAGGCTGCAAACACAACCACTGCTGATCTCACCCAGAAACAGAGGATG GAGCGCGAATCTGAGCTGGCTAAGATTCGCAGTCGCTTCCAGAAGGGAAACAACATGTGGAAGAACAAAGATGAAGCAACAGAAACCAAGATGAACACAGATATTAAG GAACAGGTTGTCACACCAGTGGAGAGTGAAGTGGCCCCATGTGAGCCACAGGATGAATTCACACCATCCATCTCTACCAAGACACCAGGTGCGCCCACCACACGCACTCCTGCAG CAGGTCCTGTGTTGGCGGTCTCACCTCCAGCACTGACATCCAGCCCTCTGAGGATTGGTTATACGGAAGAGAAAGCAACTGATGAAACACCAGAAAATGAGGAGGTGGTCACGGAGATAGAGATGAACGTGGACCAGTCCATCAACTCTGCAGTTATCAATGATCTGTTTGATGGAGTTCTGGAGCAGAGTGAGGACGACGAGGACGACGAAGAAGACGCTTTGAATATCTCCTCCATGTCCCTCCTCACCCCACTGGCAGAGACGGTGGCTGCCGTGGTGAGGAGTCCAGAGAGGAAAATGATG ACGTCAACTCCAGCCAGTTCATTCATTGTGAAGTCTCCAGAGAGTGACTCCAAACCTAGCAAGTTTCAGAGGGCTAATATACGGCCTGGCTCCTCAGATAGTGTGGAGGCCCCAGATGAAGACCACAAACTACCATATAG cATCAGTGCGTACAGGTCCACCAGAgtaaaggagacagagagaccaCATATGAAGCAGGTCATTGTGAGAAAAGAGGATGTTTCTCACAGAGCAGAAGAACCCAGAGGTTCTGCTCCCTTCAGtgtcaaacagaaaataaag ATTTTGACGAATGAGATGAACCTGCAGCAGACAGTTATTCATCAGGCCAGTCAAGCACTCAACTGCTGCACAGATGAGGAGCACGGAAAAGGATCCCAGGTGGAGGCTGAGGCAGAGAGGCTGGTGCTGGTGGCAA tggagaggagggaagCGCTGAAGACAGAGCTGGACCGTCTGAAAGGAGGTGCAGCGGGGCAGAAAAAGACTCCTGCGGCCCCAGAATCCACCAACATGTCTGCCTCCAGAGGCTCCATCACCCTGCAGGAATTGCGTCTGCCTCTTAAGGCAGACTTTGTTTGCTCCATTGCCAACAAGCCAG AGTCAACCAAACATTCCTTCTTCATCATGATTCGGGCTGGAGCCGAGAACAATGTGGCCACTCCGTTGGCCAGCACACATCGTGGCCTCAGTGGAGACACCCTCACCTTCCCTACAAAGTTCACCAT ATCTGATGTCTCCAGTGACTTTGTCATTGATATTCAGGTCTATTGCCTA GTGCAGAAACGTGACGTCTGCagtgacaagaagaagaaacccAGCAAATCAAAG GCTATCACTCCAAAGAGACTCCTCGGCATCACG AAAAGTGTGCAGACACCAG TTTTGGCAAGTCCCGGAGGCCCCAACGCTGTTCGCACCAGTAACTTCGTCCTCGTTGGGTCACACAAGCTCACTCTGTCGTCAATTGGAAAAATCAAATTTCCTTTGGAGAAG ATCAAATATGAAGGATGTGAAAGAGAACTACTCAGTGACATGTTTCATACCAAG gTGCCGTTCTTGTGCCCCCTGGAGGGCCACATCTACCTCAAGATGCAGTGTGAAGTTGGCTCaaaggtggaggagaggggctTCCTG ACAATGTTTGAAGATGTTAGTGGATTTGGAGCCTGGCACAGGAGGTGGTGTGTCCTATCAGGATACTACATCTCCTACTGGACCTACCCAGATGATGAAAAGTGCAAG AATCCGATTGGTCGTATCAACCTGGCTAACTGCACAAGTAAGAGAGTAGAACCAGTCAACAGGGAGTTTTGTGCCAGACCAAACACGTTTGAGCTCATCACAGTCAGACCACAGAAAGAAGATGACAAAGAGACACTTGTCAGTCAGTGCAAGAATACCATGTGTGTCACCAC AAACTGGCTGAGTGCTGACACCAAGGACGAGAGGAATCTGTGGATGAAGAAGCTGAATCAGATTGTGGTGGATCTGCGTATGTGGCAGCCAGACGCCTGTTACAGGCCTCTGTGA
- the anln gene encoding anillin isoform X3: MDPFTEKLLERTRARRENLQKKMADRPNAANRPIVKRPREPLADSNSVISEPVTDKAPQASSKPSPSKRLCSGEYVQPAAGEENQEPTMMRPVAQMVSDPPTDKKPPVMPGCRQSSSLERTATRPDVQSQPGQLKTVQPEPEKMAVTTASHNQSDKKTEMVAASPAPQSSKENLVEDSGPCAAGMKSRLQRLAEQRKCWDGNSTSDPLPDSTPLSLLKRPAEVQPAAVPSVSTGTPVGRKGRLANLAATIGSWEDDLSHANITKENTEEKPGKAVPKSAVRDATVAASPKPSVAKGYSAASSKSTSSYNQQDVYSPVKPNRVFPPSPQKDDVPAARPVLQSVTSPQKSSNQGMTSMSSPQKSYNHGMAFPSSPQKAGPSSTASVPSSPLKSQVPSRGLNLTASPQKPELRAKPAIVGPSVPQEKTNAGGPVVKSFLERFGERCQERNNPSSPVGGTIQTKTPTVTPSVTPNTRLVQERLKAAQAANTTTADLTQKQRMERESELAKIRSRFQKGNNMWKNKDEATETKMNTDIKEQVVTPVESEVAPCEPQDEFTPSISTKTPGAPTTRTPAGPVLAVSPPALTSSPLRIGYTEEKATDETPENEEVVTEIEMNVDQSINSAVINDLFDGVLEQSEDDEDDEEDALNISSMSLLTPLAETVAAVVRSPERKMMTSTPASSFIVKSPESDSKPSKFQRANIRPGSSDSVEAPDEDHKLPYSISAYRSTRVKETERPHMKQVIVRKEDVSHRAEEPRGSAPFSVKQKIKILTNEMNLQQTVIHQASQALNCCTDEEHGKGSQVEAEAERLVLVAMERREALKTELDRLKGGAAGQKKTPAAPESTNMSASRGSITLQELRLPLKADFVCSIANKPESTKHSFFIMIRAGAENNVATPLASTHRGLSGDTLTFPTKFTISDVSSDFVIDIQVYCLVQKRDVCSDKKKKPSKSKAITPKRLLGITKSVQTPVLASPGGPNAVRTSNFVLVGSHKLTLSSIGKIKFPLEKIKYEGCERELLSDMFHTKVPFLCPLEGHIYLKMQCEVGSKVEERGFLTMFEDVSGFGAWHRRWCVLSGYYISYWTYPDDEKCKNPIGRINLANCTSKRVEPVNREFCARPNTFELITVRPQKEDDKETLVSQCKNTMCVTTNWLSADTKDERNLWMKKLNQIVVDLRMWQPDACYRPL, encoded by the exons ATGGATCCTTTTACTGAG AAACTTTTGGAGCGGACTCGGGCTCGCAGAGAAAACCTCCAGAAGAAAATGGCAGATAGACCAAATGCAGCAAACAGACCGATAGTAAAAAGGCCCAGAGAGCCATTAGCAGACTCCAACAGTGTGATCAGTGAGCCAGTCACTGATAAAG CTCCACAGGCATCCAGCAAGCCGTCTCCCTCAAAGCGCCTGTGTTCAGGGGAATATGTCCAGCCTGCAGCTGGTGAGGAGAACCAAGAGCCGACGATGATGCGACCTGTGGCTCAGATGGTGTCAGATCCTCCCACAGACAAGAAACCTCCAGTCATGCCAGGCTGCAGACAATCCTCCTCCCTGGAAAGGACTGCTACCCGACCTGATGTTCAGTCTCAGCCAGGGCAGCTGAAAACTGTACAGCCAGAGCCAGAGAAGATGGCCGTCACCACCGCCTCTCATAATCAGAGtgacaaaaagacagagatgGTAGCTGCTAGTCCGGCCCCCCAGAGTTCCAAGGAGAACCTGGTGGAAGATTCAGGTCCATGTGCTGCTGGCATGAAGTCACGTCTACAGAGGCTAGCTGAGCAAAGAAAGTGTTGGGATGGCAATA gCACCTCTGATCCACTTCCAGACTCTACTCCTCTTTCCCTGCTGAAGAGACCAGCAGAAGTCCAACCAGCTGCCGTCCCATCCGTGTCTACAGGAACTCCAGTAGGGAGGAAAGGCAGATTGGCCAATCTCGCTGCCACCATTGGATCCTGGGAAGATGACCTAAGCCATGCTAACATCACCAAAGAGAATACAGAAGAAAAGCCGGGCAAAGCTGTTCCCAAGTCAGCTGTCAGAGATGCCACAGTGGCTGCAAGCCCAAAGCCAAGTGTAGCTAAAGGCTATTCAGCTGCAAGCAGCAAGTCTACATCCAGCTATAATCAG caggATGTGTATTCTCCTGTCAAGCCGAACCGAGTGTTTCCCCCAAGCCCTCAGAAAGATGACGTCCCTGCTGCCAGACCAGTACTCCAGTCAGTGACCAGTCCTCAAAAGAGTTCCAACCAGGGTATGACCTCCATGTCTAGTCCTCAGAAGAGCTACAACCACGGCATGGCCTTCCCGTCCAGTCCCCAGAAGGCCGGCCCCTCCTCCACAGCATCTGTGCCCTCAAGCCCCCTGAAGAGTCAGGTCCCTTCCAGGGGCCTCAACCTCACTGCCAGCCCCCAAAAGCCAGAGCTCCGTGCCAAGCCTGCCATTGTCGGCCCCTCTGTCCCCCAGGAAAAGACCAATGCTGGAGGTCCTG TTGTAAAATCTTTCCTGGAGCGCTTTGGAGAGAGGTGCCAGGAGCGTAACAACCCGAGTTCTCCAGTAGGGGGCACTATCCAGACCAAGACTCCCACTGTAACTCCTTCAGTCACACCAAACACCAGACTGGTACAGGAGAGACTCAAAGCTGCCCAGGCTGCAAACACAACCACTGCTGATCTCACCCAGAAACAGAGGATG GAGCGCGAATCTGAGCTGGCTAAGATTCGCAGTCGCTTCCAGAAGGGAAACAACATGTGGAAGAACAAAGATGAAGCAACAGAAACCAAGATGAACACAGATATTAAG GAACAGGTTGTCACACCAGTGGAGAGTGAAGTGGCCCCATGTGAGCCACAGGATGAATTCACACCATCCATCTCTACCAAGACACCAGGTGCGCCCACCACACGCACTCCTGCAG GTCCTGTGTTGGCGGTCTCACCTCCAGCACTGACATCCAGCCCTCTGAGGATTGGTTATACGGAAGAGAAAGCAACTGATGAAACACCAGAAAATGAGGAGGTGGTCACGGAGATAGAGATGAACGTGGACCAGTCCATCAACTCTGCAGTTATCAATGATCTGTTTGATGGAGTTCTGGAGCAGAGTGAGGACGACGAGGACGACGAAGAAGACGCTTTGAATATCTCCTCCATGTCCCTCCTCACCCCACTGGCAGAGACGGTGGCTGCCGTGGTGAGGAGTCCAGAGAGGAAAATGATG ACGTCAACTCCAGCCAGTTCATTCATTGTGAAGTCTCCAGAGAGTGACTCCAAACCTAGCAAGTTTCAGAGGGCTAATATACGGCCTGGCTCCTCAGATAGTGTGGAGGCCCCAGATGAAGACCACAAACTACCATATAG cATCAGTGCGTACAGGTCCACCAGAgtaaaggagacagagagaccaCATATGAAGCAGGTCATTGTGAGAAAAGAGGATGTTTCTCACAGAGCAGAAGAACCCAGAGGTTCTGCTCCCTTCAGtgtcaaacagaaaataaag ATTTTGACGAATGAGATGAACCTGCAGCAGACAGTTATTCATCAGGCCAGTCAAGCACTCAACTGCTGCACAGATGAGGAGCACGGAAAAGGATCCCAGGTGGAGGCTGAGGCAGAGAGGCTGGTGCTGGTGGCAA tggagaggagggaagCGCTGAAGACAGAGCTGGACCGTCTGAAAGGAGGTGCAGCGGGGCAGAAAAAGACTCCTGCGGCCCCAGAATCCACCAACATGTCTGCCTCCAGAGGCTCCATCACCCTGCAGGAATTGCGTCTGCCTCTTAAGGCAGACTTTGTTTGCTCCATTGCCAACAAGCCAG AGTCAACCAAACATTCCTTCTTCATCATGATTCGGGCTGGAGCCGAGAACAATGTGGCCACTCCGTTGGCCAGCACACATCGTGGCCTCAGTGGAGACACCCTCACCTTCCCTACAAAGTTCACCAT ATCTGATGTCTCCAGTGACTTTGTCATTGATATTCAGGTCTATTGCCTA GTGCAGAAACGTGACGTCTGCagtgacaagaagaagaaacccAGCAAATCAAAG GCTATCACTCCAAAGAGACTCCTCGGCATCACG AAAAGTGTGCAGACACCAG TTTTGGCAAGTCCCGGAGGCCCCAACGCTGTTCGCACCAGTAACTTCGTCCTCGTTGGGTCACACAAGCTCACTCTGTCGTCAATTGGAAAAATCAAATTTCCTTTGGAGAAG ATCAAATATGAAGGATGTGAAAGAGAACTACTCAGTGACATGTTTCATACCAAG gTGCCGTTCTTGTGCCCCCTGGAGGGCCACATCTACCTCAAGATGCAGTGTGAAGTTGGCTCaaaggtggaggagaggggctTCCTG ACAATGTTTGAAGATGTTAGTGGATTTGGAGCCTGGCACAGGAGGTGGTGTGTCCTATCAGGATACTACATCTCCTACTGGACCTACCCAGATGATGAAAAGTGCAAG AATCCGATTGGTCGTATCAACCTGGCTAACTGCACAAGTAAGAGAGTAGAACCAGTCAACAGGGAGTTTTGTGCCAGACCAAACACGTTTGAGCTCATCACAGTCAGACCACAGAAAGAAGATGACAAAGAGACACTTGTCAGTCAGTGCAAGAATACCATGTGTGTCACCAC AAACTGGCTGAGTGCTGACACCAAGGACGAGAGGAATCTGTGGATGAAGAAGCTGAATCAGATTGTGGTGGATCTGCGTATGTGGCAGCCAGACGCCTGTTACAGGCCTCTGTGA